The following proteins are encoded in a genomic region of Sesamum indicum cultivar Zhongzhi No. 13 linkage group LG8, S_indicum_v1.0, whole genome shotgun sequence:
- the LOC105169499 gene encoding uncharacterized protein LOC105169499, with protein MAILVFVMLSALAILSAMEGSSAVEYSVTNTAANTPLGARFDTDIGAQYTREAMNAATTFIWGIFQQNNPSDRKSVERVSLFIDDMDGVAYASNNEIHVSARYIQGYTGDVKTEFTGVLYHEMTHIWQWNGNGQTPGGLIEGIADFVRLKAGYAPSHWVKAGQGDRWDQGYDVTARFLDYCDGLRSGTFVAELNKKMRDGYSDGFFQELLGKSVNELWTDYKAKYSN; from the exons ATGGCAATCTTAGTGTTTGTTATGCTTTCTGCCTTGGCAATATTATCAGCCATGGAAGGCAGCTCCGCCGTCGAGTACAGCGTCACTAACACCGCTGCCAACACTCCCCTTGGTGCCCGGTTCGACACCGACATCGGCGCCCAGTACACCCGCGAAGCCATGAACGCAGCCACGACCTTCATATGGGGGATCTTCCAGCAGAACAACCCCTCCGACAGGAAAAGCGTTGAGAGAGTTAGCCTGTTCATTGATGACATGGATGGTGTTGCCTATGCTAGCAATAACGAAATCCATGTCAGTGCCAG GTACATTCAAGGTTACACCGGCGACGTGAAAACGGAGTTCACCGGAGTCCTGTACCACGAAATGACGCACATCTGGCAGTGGAACGGCAACGGGCAAACGCCGGGGGGCCTGATTGAGGGAATAGCAGACTTTGTTCGGTTGAAGGCAGGCTACGCGCCGAGCCACTGGGTGAAGGCAGGGCAGGGAGACCGGTGGGATCAAGGCTACGACGTAACAGCCAGGTTCCTGGATTACTGCGACGGGCTGAGGAGTGGGACATTCGTGGCTGAGCTCAACAAGAAGATGAGGGACGGGTATAGCGACGGGTTCTTCCAAGAGTTGCTTGGGAAGTCCGTGAACGAACTGTGGACGGATTACAAAGCTAAATATagcaattaa
- the LOC105169500 gene encoding triacylglycerol lipase 1 isoform X2: MEFSATVIAVTGFLVISFLLSTAVGSTEDFIAVSNLRRKSPTASLCASVIEPSGFPCSEHITHTKDGYVLGLQRVSSSSGAVQPRGPPVLLIHGLFMAGDAWFMDSPNQSLGFILADHGFDVWVGNVRGTRWSHGHVSLSEKDKKFWDWSWQELALYDLGEMIRYIYSVTNSKVFVVGHSQGTIMSLAAFTQPDLVKMVEAAALLCPISYLGHITAQFVLRLVKLHLDEVCAALFLDFPDWSNLGTRIMDIMCDGHVECGDLLTSITGKNCCFNNSRIDSYLEFEPHPTSSKNLHHLFQMIRKGTFAMYDYGMWKNMRYYSQLEPPVFELSSIPSSLPIWMGYGGNDALADVSDVKHTLKELPSKPNLLYLDNYGHIDFLLSVKSKEDVYDSMLAFFSSLGRSSSY, from the exons ATGGAATTCTCGGCGACGGTGATTGCCGTTACGGGGTTCCTTGTTATCTCGTTCCTTCTATCTACCGCCGTCGGTTCCACCGAAGACTTCATTGCCGTGTCCAACCTCCGGCGCAAGTCGCCTACAGCCAGTCTTTGCGCTTCCGTCATCGAGCCTTCTGGATTCCCCTGCTCCGAACACATT ACTCACACCAAAGATGGATACGTGTTGGGCCTTCAACGAGTTTCCTCTTCTTCTGGTGCTGTTCAGCCAAGGGGCCCTCCGGTTTTGCTAATTCATGGGCTTTTTATG GCAGGCGATGCATGGTTCATGGATTCGCCAAATCAATCACTTGGCTTTATCCTTGCTGACCATGGTTTTGATGTTTGGGTTGGTAATGTGCGTGGGACTCGATGGAGCCATGGCCATGTGTCTCTCTCGGAGAAAGATAAG AAATTCTGGGATTGGAGCTGGCAAGAGCTGGCTCTTTATGATCTGGGTGAAATGATCCGTTACATATATTCAGTTACAAACTCCAAAGTATTTGTTGTTGGACATTCACAG GGAACAATTATGTCTCTTGCTGCCTTCACCCAACCAGATTTAGTAAAAATGGTTGAAGCTGCTGCACTTCTTTGTCCTATATCATATTTGGGACACATCACTGCTCAATTTGTTCTTAGATTAGTCAAATTGCATCTTGACGAGGTCTGTGCAGCGCTTTTTCTAGATTTTCCTGATTGGAG TAACTTGGGCACTCGCATCATGGATATAATGTGTGATGGACACGTGGAGTGTGGTGACTTGCTTACATCTATTACAG GCAAGAATTGCTGCTTCAACAACTCTCGAATTGATTCCTATCTCGAATTTGAGCCCCACCCAACATCCTCCAAGAACTTGCATCATCTCTTCCAGA TGATCCGCAAAGGTACATTTGCAATGTATGACTACGGAATGTGGAAAAACATGAGGTATTACAGCCAATTAGAGCCACCAGTGTTTGAACTCAGCTCCATTCCCAGTTCGTTGCCAATATGGATGGGTTATGGAGGCAATGATGCATTAGCAGATGTTTCTGATGTGAAACATACTCTCAAGGAATTGCCATCGAAGCCAAATTTGCTTTATCTTGATAATTACGGTCATATAGATTTCCTTCTGAGTGTAAAATCGAAGGAAGATGTTTATGACAGtatgcttgcatttttcagcTCCCTGGGAAGATCTAGCAGCTATTGA
- the LOC105169500 gene encoding triacylglycerol lipase 1 isoform X1, with amino-acid sequence MEFSATVIAVTGFLVISFLLSTAVGSTEDFIAVSNLRRKSPTASLCASVIEPSGFPCSEHITHTKDGYVLGLQRVSSSSGAVQPRGPPVLLIHGLFMAGDAWFMDSPNQSLGFILADHGFDVWVGNVRGTRWSHGHVSLSEKDKKFWDWSWQELALYDLGEMIRYIYSVTNSKVFVVGHSQGTIMSLAAFTQPDLVKMVEAAALLCPISYLGHITAQFVLRLVKLHLDEVILAMGIHELNFKSNLGTRIMDIMCDGHVECGDLLTSITGKNCCFNNSRIDSYLEFEPHPTSSKNLHHLFQMIRKGTFAMYDYGMWKNMRYYSQLEPPVFELSSIPSSLPIWMGYGGNDALADVSDVKHTLKELPSKPNLLYLDNYGHIDFLLSVKSKEDVYDSMLAFFSSLGRSSSY; translated from the exons ATGGAATTCTCGGCGACGGTGATTGCCGTTACGGGGTTCCTTGTTATCTCGTTCCTTCTATCTACCGCCGTCGGTTCCACCGAAGACTTCATTGCCGTGTCCAACCTCCGGCGCAAGTCGCCTACAGCCAGTCTTTGCGCTTCCGTCATCGAGCCTTCTGGATTCCCCTGCTCCGAACACATT ACTCACACCAAAGATGGATACGTGTTGGGCCTTCAACGAGTTTCCTCTTCTTCTGGTGCTGTTCAGCCAAGGGGCCCTCCGGTTTTGCTAATTCATGGGCTTTTTATG GCAGGCGATGCATGGTTCATGGATTCGCCAAATCAATCACTTGGCTTTATCCTTGCTGACCATGGTTTTGATGTTTGGGTTGGTAATGTGCGTGGGACTCGATGGAGCCATGGCCATGTGTCTCTCTCGGAGAAAGATAAG AAATTCTGGGATTGGAGCTGGCAAGAGCTGGCTCTTTATGATCTGGGTGAAATGATCCGTTACATATATTCAGTTACAAACTCCAAAGTATTTGTTGTTGGACATTCACAG GGAACAATTATGTCTCTTGCTGCCTTCACCCAACCAGATTTAGTAAAAATGGTTGAAGCTGCTGCACTTCTTTGTCCTATATCATATTTGGGACACATCACTGCTCAATTTGTTCTTAGATTAGTCAAATTGCATCTTGACGAG gTAATTCTTGCAATGGGCATTCACGAACTCAATTTCAAAAG TAACTTGGGCACTCGCATCATGGATATAATGTGTGATGGACACGTGGAGTGTGGTGACTTGCTTACATCTATTACAG GCAAGAATTGCTGCTTCAACAACTCTCGAATTGATTCCTATCTCGAATTTGAGCCCCACCCAACATCCTCCAAGAACTTGCATCATCTCTTCCAGA TGATCCGCAAAGGTACATTTGCAATGTATGACTACGGAATGTGGAAAAACATGAGGTATTACAGCCAATTAGAGCCACCAGTGTTTGAACTCAGCTCCATTCCCAGTTCGTTGCCAATATGGATGGGTTATGGAGGCAATGATGCATTAGCAGATGTTTCTGATGTGAAACATACTCTCAAGGAATTGCCATCGAAGCCAAATTTGCTTTATCTTGATAATTACGGTCATATAGATTTCCTTCTGAGTGTAAAATCGAAGGAAGATGTTTATGACAGtatgcttgcatttttcagcTCCCTGGGAAGATCTAGCAGCTATTGA
- the LOC105169501 gene encoding limonoid UDP-glucosyltransferase, producing MGSLSHHEPNHATVKNMHIFMVSFPGQGHITPLLRLGKRLANFGMFISIATPELAGVSIKKANAITDDEPTPCGRGMIRFEFFDDGWDFNHPNRDDIDSYIAQLERVGREILPQMIQRQAEKGRPVSCLINNPFIPWVSDVAESLGIPSAMLWVQSCTCFSAYYHYFNRLVPFPSEEEPEIDVQLPHVPLLKHDEIPSFLHPSTPYPFLRRAILGQFKNLSKPCCILMDTFQELEHETIEYMSKIGRPIKTIGPLCNELKSNNDTTPPDSNAIRADFYAPDSCLEWLDSKPPHSVVYISFGSIVYLKQEQVDEIAHGLLSSEVSFLWVVRPPAKELKAETHVLPGGFLEKVGDRGKIVEWSPQEKVLEHPSTACFVTHCGWNSTMEALASGVPVVAFPQWGDQVTNAKFMVDVFKVGIRLCRGEAEVRIVPREEVEKCFRAATSGPEAAEMKQNAVKWKKAAAAAVVEGGSSYKNMCDFVDEVARLVATKS from the coding sequence ATGGGCAGTTTGTCTCATCATGAGCCCAATCATGCAACTGTGAAAAACATGCATATTTTCATGGTTTCTTTTCCAGGGCAAGGTCACATAACTCCACTTCTCCGGTTGGGCAAGCGGCTAGCCAATTTCGGCATGTTTATCTCCATTGCTACCCCTGAACTCGCTGGCGTATCCATCAAGAAAGCCAATGCAATTACCGACGACGAGCCCACCCCATGTGGCCGCGGCATGATACGGTTCGAGTTCTTTGATGACGGCTGGGACTTCAACCACCCTAACCGGGACGACATTGACTCCTACATCGCCCAGTTGGAGCGGGTGGGTCGAGAGATACTCCCCCAGATGATTCAGCGACAGGCAGAAAAGGGCCGACCCGTTTCATGCTTAATCAATAACCCCTTCATTCCATGGGTTTCTGACGTTGCTGAGAGTCTTGGAATCCCAAGTGCAATGCTTTGGGTCCAGTCTTGTACTTGTTTCTCTgcttattatcattatttcaaCAGACTCGTGCCTTTTCCTAGTGAGGAAGAACCAGAAATTGATGTCCAGTTACCTCACGTGCCTTTGTTGAAGCACGATGAAATTCCTAGTTTCTTGCACCCTAGCACCCCCTACCCTTTCTTGCGGAGGGCTATTTTGGGTCAGTTCAAGAACTTGTCCAAGCCATGTTGCATATTAATGGACACGTTTCAAGAACTGGAGCATGAAACCATCGAATACATGTCCAAAATCGGTCGCCCAATCAAGACTATAGGCCCACTCTGCAACGAACTCAAGAGCAACAATGATACCACTCCTCCAGATTCAAATGCGATTCGTGCTGATTTTTATGCACCAGATAGCTGTTTGGAGTGGCTGGACTCGAAACCCCCACATTCGGTGGTGTACATTTCGTTTGGCAGTATTGTATATTTGAAGCAAGAGCAAGTGGACGAGATCGCCCACGGGCTTCTGAGCTCCGAAGTGTCGTTTCTATGGGTTGTGAGGCCGCCGGCGAAGGAACTGAAAGCGGAGACGCATGTTTTACCGGGAGGGTTTTTGGAGAAAGTTGGTGATAGGGGGAAGATAGTGGAGTGGAGCCCACAAGAGAAGGTGCTGGAACACCCCTCCACCGCCTGTTTCGTGACGCACTGCGGCTGGAACTCGACAATGGAGGCACTGGCGAGCGGCGTCCCGGTGGTCGCTTTTCCTCAGTGGGGAGACCAGGTTACAAATGCCAAGTTCATGGTTGATGTTTTCAAGGTTGGGATTAGGCTGTGTAGGGGTGAAGCTGAGGTGAGGATTGTACCTCGGGAAGAGGTGGAGAAGTGTTTCAGGGCAGCGACTAGCGGCCCCGAGGCAGCGGAGATGAAGCAGAATGCGGTCAAGTGGAAGAAAGCGGCGGCAGCGGCGGTGGTGGAGGGTGGTTCCTCGTATAAGAACATGTGCGATTTTGTCGATGAGGTTGCCAGACTGGTAGCgacaaaatcatga
- the LOC105169502 gene encoding limonoid UDP-glucosyltransferase, translating into MGSPVESNGSLGNNIHIFLISFPAQGHVNPLLRLGKRLASFGLFVTLSAPEFAGLSIRKANTITDDEPTRLGTGMIRFEFFDDGWDFNDPNRDDLDSYLAQLERVGRQKLPQMIRKQAEKGRPVSCLVNNPFIPWVSDVAEILGIPSAMLWVQSCASFSTYYHYYNELAPFPSEHEPEIDVQLPYMPLLTYDEVPSFLHPSTPYPFLRRAILGQFKNLSKPFCILMDTFQELEHEVVEHMSKVCRPIKTIGPLFKELKSPSTGNFTSESNAIRADFYAADSCLEWLDSKTPQSVVYISFGSVVHLKQEQVDEIAHGLLGSEVSFLWVVRPPPKELKVEPHVLPQGFLEKAGDKGKIVKWSPQEQVLAHPSTACFVTHCGWNSTMEALASGVPVVAFPQWGDQVTDAKFLVDVFKVGIRLCRGDSEGRIVPRDEVERCFRAATGGPEAAEMKQNALL; encoded by the coding sequence ATGGGCAGTCCGGTTGAGTCCAATGGATCTTTGGGAAACAATATTCACATTTTCCTCATCAGTTTTCCAGCTCAGGGTCACGTCAACCCACTTCTCCGGCTGGGCAAGCGGCTCGCGAGTTTCGGCCTGTTTGTCACTCTTTCTGCACCCGAATTCGCGGGCCTCAGCATCCGGAAAGCTAACACCATCACCGACGATGAGCCCACCCGTTTGGGCACCGGCATGATCCGGTTCGAGTTCTTTGATGACGGCTGGGACTTCAACGACCCGAACCGTGACGACCTCGACTCCTACTTGGCCCAGCTGGAGCGTGTGGGGCGACAAAAACTACCACAGATGATCCGGAAACAGGCGGAAAAGGGTCGACCGGTTTCTTGCTTGGTCAATAACCCTTTCATTCCATGGGTTTCTGATGTTGCTGAGATTCTTGGAATCCCGAGTGCCATGCTTTGGGTTCAATCTTGTGCTTCTTTCTCTACGTATTACCATTATTACAATGAACTCGCGCCTTTCCCTAGTGAACATGAACCAGAGATTGATGTCCAGTTACCTTATATGCCTTTGTTGACTTACGATGAAGTTCCTAGTTTCCTGCACCCTAGCACCCCCTACCCTTTCTTGCGCAGGGCAATTTTAGGTCAGTTCAAGAACTTGTCCAAACCCTTTTGCATATTAATGGACACGTTTCAAGAACTGGAGCATGAGGTCGTTGAACACATGTCCAAAGTTTGTCGCCCCATCAAGACTATAGGCCCACTGTTCAAAGAACTCAAGAGCCCTAGTACTGGTAATTTTACTTCAGAATCAAATGCGATTCGCGCCGATTTTTATGCAGCAGACAGCTGTTTGGAGTGGCTGGACTCAAAAACCCCTCAGTCGGTGGTGTACATTTCGTTTGGCAGTGTTGTACATTTGAAGCAAGAACAAGTGGACGAGATCGCCCACGGGCTTCTGGGCTCCGAGGTTTCATTTCTATGGGTTGTGAGGCCGCCGCCGAAGGAGTTGAAGGTTGAGCCGCATGTTCTGCCACAAGGATTTTTGGAGAAAGCAGGTGATAAGGGGAAGATAGTGAAGTGGAGCCCGCAAGAGCAGGTGCTGGCCCACCCCTCCACGGCCTGTTTCGTGACGCACTGCGGCTGGAACTCGACGATGGAGGCGCTGGCGAGTGGTGTCCCGGTGGTGGCGTTCCCTCAGTGGGGCGATCAGGTGACGGATGCCAAGTTCTTGGTTGATGTTTTTAAGGTTGGGATTAGGCTGTGTAGGGGTGATTCTGAGGGCAGGATTGTACCTCGCGACGAGGTGGAGAGGTGCTTCAGGGCCGCGACTGGAGGCCCCGAGGCAGCGGAGATGAAGCAGAATGCTCTGTTGTAA